AGGACTGGTGCCGCCAACATCGGGACTTGTTCAAATAAGGGAATTTGAAATCAGCAAAATGAATGAGAATGAGTTATGTCTATTTAGAAGAGAGCACCTTGGTTTTATCTTTCAATCCTATAATTTAATTCCAACGATGACAGCTATTGAAAATGTGGCATTGGCACTGACATTTGCGGGTGTAAAAAAAGATAAACGGATCAGTCGAGCGAAAGAAGCTTTGTCAATTGTTGGGCTTGCTGACCGTTTCGACCATAAACCTAATGAACTTTCCGGAGGGCAGCAACAACGCGTTAGTATTGCCAGAGCTTTGGTAAATACTCCGGAAATTATTCTGGCCGATGAGCCGACTGGAAATCTAGATTCCAAAACAAGTGAAGATATAATGGAGATGATTACAAAGCTTAATCGGGAGTCAAAACAGACTTTTGTAATAGTGACGCACGATCCTGAAGCTGCTCAATACTGCACGAAAGTAATTCATATGAAAGATGGTGTGATTGAACGCACCATCAATCAGTGAATTAGGAAATGGAGAGGGTATGAAGAAGAAATTTTCCTTATGTTTATTAGCATTATTGTTTTTATTTAGTCCAATGGTAGTGTTGGCAGGTCCAGAACAACCGCTGTTGCAAGTGAGTTCGGTGTCTTTTTCACCGGAAATTGTTGCACCGGGAAAAGAATTTGTGATGTCTGTCACGCTGACAAATTACGGTGAGTATAACGCATATAATATAACGCTTGATGCGGCTTCCATAGCCGGTTCTGAGGATTTGGGAATTTTTTCTATAGTTGGTAATGGCAATCAGTTTTTTGTTGAAGAAATAGATTCTGGTGAAAGTGCGACCATTGATATTCCGATGGTTTCTGCGCCATCTGCAGAAGCAAAGAACTACAATTTGAATTTAATGATCGATTACGAATCATGGGGGGAGACAGAGTATCAGTCGACTGGAACTGTCGGTGTATTTCTGAACGAAGCTGATTCTATGTCTATTATTTCACCAGATATGTACACAGTCACTGCTGATGAAAATGAAATAACTGTCGAGATTGCTAACTTTGGTGCTAATTCAGTAAAAGGAGTTCAGCTTGCCATAAGCGGAGAAAACTTGACTTTTGGTACAGAGTTTCAGTATTATGGTACATTTGAAAAAGACGATTATGACGATTTTTCAACAACAGTATCTGCTGACGCACAAGGATCTTACCCAGCTAAAATCACGTTAAAATATTTGGATAGCTTCAATAATGAGCGAATTATCGAACGTGAGGTTACTATCCTTGTTCCTGAAGATGAAATAGTATCGGCAAACGAGGATGCTGGCGAAAATCCGATCACCCGATTTTTAAAGGCATTGTTTGGGATTGGTGCATAAAGGAGGGTCTTGTGAATAAACAGGAACTTTTGCTTTTGTCTTGGGAGAATCTCTGGAGAATGAAGTTTAGAACAATTCTGACCATTATTGGGGTTGTTATTGGAACCGCTTCAATTATAGTGATGGTTTCCATCGGCAGCGGGGCGCAAAAGAGTATTGTCGGAGAATTATCTAATATTGGTTCAATTACAACGCTTCAGGTCTATCCTGACTTATCTTCTATGGGTGTTTCCGGCTTATCAGGCGGAAAAAAGGATAATGATAAAATAGTACTTAATGATGATGCGCTTGGAGATATTAAAAGAATTGATGGTGTCGTAGCAGTAACCCCTGTTATCAGTTTAAATGATGTCACAATGGAGACGGGACGCGAGGAATATTCGGTTTCACTAATGGGTCTAGATTATAAGGCACTTGATGATATGCGTTATAACACGATTGAAGGAAAAAAACCTAACAGTAATGACGAAACATCAGTTATTTTAGGTCAGGAAGTTTTATCCACCTACTCCTATTCTTCAGGAGCAACTACAATTGAAACATCAGAAATAAAACCTGCTGACCTAATTGGAAAGAGAATTAACCTGGTAATTACTCGTATCAATGATATCGGCGAAGAAGAGGTTAGGACTGAAAAAGTCAAGGTAACTGGCGTTTTGGAAGCAACTGGCGGCTCAGAGGATTACTCTATTATTGCCAGTGATCAGCTTGTTAATGATATGAATGAATGGAAAACTGGAATTCGTACAAATTTTGATAAGAGCGGTTATTCAGAGGTATTGGTAACAGTAGAGGATTCAAACGCAGTAACTGGTGTTACAGCTGAAATTGAGACGATGGATTTTACCGTTTTTTCAATGCAGCAGATTCTAGATTCGATGGGCAGTGTATTTGGTATGCTACAGATTTTACTGGGTGGAATTGGTGGAGTGTCGTTACTGGTAGCTTGCATTGGAATTGTTAATACGATGACCATGTCAATCTATGAAAGAACCCGTGAAATTGGTATTATGAAAGTAATAGGCGCATCAATCAATGATATTAGAGATATGTTTATAGCGGAGTCGACAATGATTGGTTTTATTGGTGGCGGAATTGGCGTGATTATTAGTATTGTAATTTCTGTTTTAATTAACCTGATTGCAGGTTTGTTTTTAGCTGGAGAATCAGTTACGATATCCTATATAACGCCAGGACTTGTAATTTTCGCACTGATATTTTCGGCTCTGGTAGGCATGTTATCAGGGGTACGCCCGGCAATTAAGGCGGCAAATTTAAGCTCCTTAGATGCAATACGAAGTGAATGAGAGGGGAAACCATGAACTATTTAAATTTACTGATTCATCCGGTTCGTTTTTTTAGAAATCAGTTGGAAAAAGAAAAACTGACATATTGGATTCCAGTGTTGATTATTATTTCTGTTAGTATTATAACAGGAATAATTGCGGGAAATACTGTGTCTCAGTTAAATCTTCCAGAAGATCAGGTATCGATGGTCAAAATGATTTCTGTTGCTTCTGGAATAATTGGCTCAGTGTTCTCGTTGACGGGAGGATGGCTGCTTAAAAGTGCTATACTTAATTTTGTTTTGAAAAAAATGAATGGAGAAGGCGATTTTAAAAAGGCGACTTATGTGATAGGAATTTCTAGCTTTCCAATGGTTATTCACGCCGTTTTTAATCTGATTTTCCAAGGTCCGGTCAGTTTGGAAGCTGCTTATGAATTCGATTGGATTAATTTTTTAAGTGGAATATTTAATGTTTTTTCAATTTGGGAAATGATTTTGACTATTATTGGTCTCAGTGTGTTTTACGGTTTATCTTATAAAAAAACAGCTATTCCAGTAATCGGTTTAAAACTTATAACAGCGGCAGTTAGTTTAGTGATTTCACTGGTGTCATTAAATTCGCTTTCTGGTTTAAGCAGCCTTGAATAAGAAAGCGTATAGAAAAAAATATTATTAATACAGAGGTATAACATGAAAATAGGAATTGTTGGCTTGCCCAACGTTGGTAAAAGTACGATTTTTAATGCTTTAACAAAAGCAGGGGCAGAATCAGCCAATTATCCGTTTTGCACTATCGATCCTAATGTAGGAATTGTAGCAGTGCCAGATTCTAGGCTTGCTGTGCTAGAAAAAATGTATAATTCGAAGAAAGTTATCCCGACATCTATTGAATTTGTAGACATCGCTGGACTTGTACGTGGTGCCAGTAAGGGTGAAGGGCTTGGAAACAAGTTTTTATCGCATATTAGGGAAGTGGATGCAATTGCTCATGTCGTTAGATGTTTTGAAGATGATAATGTCGTTCATGTTGAAGGAAAAATTGACCCCATTGACGATTTGGAAACCATCAATCTTGAACTGATATTTGCTGATATGGAAATGCTTGAACGTCGAATGGAAAAAACAAAAAAACTAGCTAAAGCAAATCCAACAGAAAAAGCAAATATGGTATTAATGGAAAAATTACATCATGTTCTGGAAGCAGGAAAAATGCCTAATGAATCAGATTATTCATCTGAAGAATGGGGGTATATTGAAAGTCTGCAGTTGATCTCTACTAAACCGGTATTGTATATCGCAAACGTGGCTGAAGACAATTTACTCGAAGATAATGATATGGTCAAGAGGTTAAGAACGACAGTACTTGATAACCACTCAGGTGAACACAAGGAAATAATTAAAATTTCTGCTAAAATTGAGGAAGAGATTGCACAGTTTGACGAGGAAGAGAAGAAAGAATTTCTTGCTGATATGGGACTTGAGGCATCAGGTCTGGATAAGGTTATTTCGGCGGGTTATAAACTGTTGGGGCTGATTACGTTTTTAACTGCTGGCCCCCAGGAAATTAGAGCCTGGACGGTAATTAATGGCACAAAAGCGCCGCAAGCTGCAGGTAAAATTCACACAGATATCGAAAGAGGTTTCATTCGAGCAGAAATTACGGATTTCGATCAACTTGTAGCAGCTGGTTCGGAAGTAAAAGCTAAAGAGTTAGGAATTACAAGAATTGAAGGAAAAGACTACATTATGAAAGATGGGGATGTAACATATTTCCGTTTCAATGTCTGATTGATTAAGAGTATATTTTTTACTCAGCGGAGCGGCAACTTTCACGTGTTGAGAAAATTTTGAAACTTGTTTACAGTTTAAGGTTGGCAATTATTGTCAACCTTTTTTGGGGGTGAAATGAAAGATTTAACGTTAATTGCAATCAATGCAAAATATCCGCACACTAACCTTGCTGTTCGATGTTTAAGAGAAGCGGTAATGGGTTTTCAGATTGAAACTATGGAAGTTTCTATTAATGATTCTTTACACGGAATAATCGAACGTTTGCTGCAAATCGATACATATATTTATGGTTTTTCATGTTATATCTGGAATATAGAAATAGTTTATAAAGTTGCTGAAGTGCTAAAAAAAGCTAAACCTGATGCAATAATCCTACTTGGCGGTCCAGAAGTCAGTTTTGATTCTGCTAAACTACTTGATACATACGGTTATTTAGATATTATTATTGCAGGAGAAGCAGAAGCAGCTTTAAGGAATTTACTAGTTAGTTTACGTTCAGGAACAAAAATAATATCTGATAGGATATTTTATCAAAAGAGTTTTTGTTTTTCAAAAAGCAATCAAAAGCATTGTGAAAACGACTGTGAAAAACAAAATTTCGAAGAGATTATTTTCCCGTACACGTCAAATGAGCTTGAATCTCTAAAGAATCGTATTATATACTATGAAACAATGAGAGGCTGCCCATATAATTGCTCCTATTGCTTATCATCAGCAGATAAGAAGTTAAGAATCAAAAACTTGGCGTTTGTATTTAAAGAAATTGATCTTTTTTTTGCAGCTGAGGTCAAGCAGGTTAAACTGGTAGACAGGACATTTAATTGTCAGCCTGAACGTTCGATAGAAATATTCAGATATATTATCGAAAGAGCCTATGAGTTACAGAACGAAAAAAAACTATTTCCAAATTTTCATTTTGAAGTAACAGGCAATCTTATAACATTTGAAATGATAGAGATTCTAAAAAAAGCCCCTCCTGGATTAATCCAGTTTGAAATAGGTGTGCAGTCAACCAATGAAAAAACTTTGGATGCGATTGGCCGTCCCATCAAGTTAGAGCAAATTAAAGATCAAGTTACTGCACTTTTAAATAGCTCAAACATACACATACATCTTGATCTTATTGCTGGATTGCCACATGAATCATTTGTTCAGTTTCGGCAATCATTTAATGATGTTTTTGAGCTGGAGCCAGACATGCTACAACTTGGTTTTTTGAAAGGTCTAAAAGGGACAAATATAAGACAGAGCGCGGCTAAGCATGGTTATATTTTTTCTGACTTCCCTCCCTATGAAATTATAAAAAATGACTATATAGAAGCAGAAGAATTATATTTGCTAAGAAATATGGAAAGCCTTCTTGATCGATATTATAATTCAGGCAATTTTGAAACGACCTTTAAGATTATTCTGAGTAATTTCAAGCGCTTTGACCCGTTCATATTTTTTTATGATTTTTCTAAATGGTGGAAAGTGAATGGTTTCTTTGAGATTGGAGTTTCAAAGGAAAAACTGTATGGTTTAATTTATGAATTTATTCGGGAACAGGAGTTTGAAGACTTCCTAATATTTGAAAATGCGTTGATTTTTGATTTTGTGAGGAACAATCAAATGAAGTGTCCTGATTTTTTAGAAGTTAAACAATTAGAAAAACAAAAAGTCTTTGATTTTATTAGGGCTGAGGAAAATCAAAATTATTTAAAATCTT
This genomic interval from Eubacteriaceae bacterium ES3 contains the following:
- a CDS encoding DUF4080 domain-containing protein, giving the protein MKDLTLIAINAKYPHTNLAVRCLREAVMGFQIETMEVSINDSLHGIIERLLQIDTYIYGFSCYIWNIEIVYKVAEVLKKAKPDAIILLGGPEVSFDSAKLLDTYGYLDIIIAGEAEAALRNLLVSLRSGTKIISDRIFYQKSFCFSKSNQKHCENDCEKQNFEEIIFPYTSNELESLKNRIIYYETMRGCPYNCSYCLSSADKKLRIKNLAFVFKEIDLFFAAEVKQVKLVDRTFNCQPERSIEIFRYIIERAYELQNEKKLFPNFHFEVTGNLITFEMIEILKKAPPGLIQFEIGVQSTNEKTLDAIGRPIKLEQIKDQVTALLNSSNIHIHLDLIAGLPHESFVQFRQSFNDVFELEPDMLQLGFLKGLKGTNIRQSAAKHGYIFSDFPPYEIIKNDYIEAEELYLLRNMESLLDRYYNSGNFETTFKIILSNFKRFDPFIFFYDFSKWWKVNGFFEIGVSKEKLYGLIYEFIREQEFEDFLIFENALIFDFVRNNQMKCPDFLEVKQLEKQKVFDFIRAEENQNYLKSFLGLATKKIFNQIKILEFEPLFCAQLFKDKSLYDVSAEQSVMILFTPDNFHCIK
- a CDS encoding ABC transporter permease produces the protein MNKQELLLLSWENLWRMKFRTILTIIGVVIGTASIIVMVSIGSGAQKSIVGELSNIGSITTLQVYPDLSSMGVSGLSGGKKDNDKIVLNDDALGDIKRIDGVVAVTPVISLNDVTMETGREEYSVSLMGLDYKALDDMRYNTIEGKKPNSNDETSVILGQEVLSTYSYSSGATTIETSEIKPADLIGKRINLVITRINDIGEEEVRTEKVKVTGVLEATGGSEDYSIIASDQLVNDMNEWKTGIRTNFDKSGYSEVLVTVEDSNAVTGVTAEIETMDFTVFSMQQILDSMGSVFGMLQILLGGIGGVSLLVACIGIVNTMTMSIYERTREIGIMKVIGASINDIRDMFIAESTMIGFIGGGIGVIISIVISVLINLIAGLFLAGESVTISYITPGLVIFALIFSALVGMLSGVRPAIKAANLSSLDAIRSE
- the ychF gene encoding redox-regulated ATPase YchF; this translates as MKIGIVGLPNVGKSTIFNALTKAGAESANYPFCTIDPNVGIVAVPDSRLAVLEKMYNSKKVIPTSIEFVDIAGLVRGASKGEGLGNKFLSHIREVDAIAHVVRCFEDDNVVHVEGKIDPIDDLETINLELIFADMEMLERRMEKTKKLAKANPTEKANMVLMEKLHHVLEAGKMPNESDYSSEEWGYIESLQLISTKPVLYIANVAEDNLLEDNDMVKRLRTTVLDNHSGEHKEIIKISAKIEEEIAQFDEEEKKEFLADMGLEASGLDKVISAGYKLLGLITFLTAGPQEIRAWTVINGTKAPQAAGKIHTDIERGFIRAEITDFDQLVAAGSEVKAKELGITRIEGKDYIMKDGDVTYFRFNV
- a CDS encoding ABC transporter ATP-binding protein yields the protein MERRNSGSLNCNNLEGEAVFIHIEDLRKDFVLGKKPIHILKGINLDIEQGEMVALLGPSGSGKSTFLNVLGGLVPPTSGLVQIREFEISKMNENELCLFRREHLGFIFQSYNLIPTMTAIENVALALTFAGVKKDKRISRAKEALSIVGLADRFDHKPNELSGGQQQRVSIARALVNTPEIILADEPTGNLDSKTSEDIMEMITKLNRESKQTFVIVTHDPEAAQYCTKVIHMKDGVIERTINQ
- a CDS encoding Yip1 family protein, whose amino-acid sequence is MNYLNLLIHPVRFFRNQLEKEKLTYWIPVLIIISVSIITGIIAGNTVSQLNLPEDQVSMVKMISVASGIIGSVFSLTGGWLLKSAILNFVLKKMNGEGDFKKATYVIGISSFPMVIHAVFNLIFQGPVSLEAAYEFDWINFLSGIFNVFSIWEMILTIIGLSVFYGLSYKKTAIPVIGLKLITAAVSLVISLVSLNSLSGLSSLE